In Symphalangus syndactylus isolate Jambi chromosome 14, NHGRI_mSymSyn1-v2.1_pri, whole genome shotgun sequence, one DNA window encodes the following:
- the MGAT5B gene encoding alpha-1,6-mannosylglycoprotein 6-beta-N-acetylglucosaminyltransferase B isoform X5 has protein sequence MPGHPETLSAFCPGHRLLHSLLPDDVSGWPVLGPAPGGLAIHHPHRRMPPGAGLMERIQAIAQNVSDIAVKVDQILHHSLLLHSKVSEGRRDQCEAPSDPKFPDCSGKVEWMRARWTSDPCYAFFGVDGTECSFLIYLSEVEWFCPPLPWRNQTAAQRAPKPLPKVQVEGQRELRSGPLQAVFRSNLSHLLDLMGSGKESLIFMKKRTKRLTAQWALAAQRLAQKLGATQRDQKQILVHIGFLTEESGDVFSPRVLKGGPLGEMVQWADILAALYVLGHGLRVTVSLKELQSNLGVPPGRGSCPLTMPLPFDLIYTDYHGLQQMKQHMGLSFKKYRCRIRVIDTFGTEPAYNHEEYATLHGYRTNWGYWNLNPKQFMTMFPHTPDNSFMGFVSEELNETEKRLIKGGKASNMAVVYGKEASIWKGKEKFLGILNKYMEIHGTVYYDSQRPPEVPAFVKNHGLLPQPEFQQLLRKAKLFIGFGFPYEGPAPLEAIANGCIFLQSRFSPPHSSLNHEFFRGKPTSREVFSQHPYAENFIGKPHVWTVDYNNSEEFEAAIKAIMRTQVDPYLPYEYTCEGMLERIHAYIQHQDFCIAPGPALPEAHAPKSPFVLAPNATHLEWARNASSAPGAWPPAHSLRAWLAVPGRACTDTCLDHGLICEPSFFPFLNSQDAFLKLQVPCDSTESEMNHLYPAFAQPGQECYLQKEPLLFSCAGSNTKYRRLCPCRDFRKGQVALCQGCL, from the exons GATGCCCCCTGGGGCCGGCCTCATGGAGCGGATCCAGGCTATTGCCCAGAACGTCTCCGACATTGCTGTGAAGGTGGACCAGATCCTGCACCACAGCCTGCTCCTGCACAGCAAGG TGTCAGAAGGCCGGCGGGACCAGTGTGAGGCACCCAGTGACCCCAAGTTCCCTGACTGCTCAGGGAAggtggag TGGATGCGTGCCCGCTGGACCTCCGACCCCTGCTACGCCTTCTTCGGGGTGGACGGCACCGAGTGCTCCTTCCTCATCTACCTCAGTGAGGTCGAGTGGTTCTGCCCCCCGCTGCCCTGGAGGAACCAGACGGCTGCCCAGAGGGCACCCAAGCCCCTCCCCAAAGTCCAG GTCGAGGGGCAGAGAGAGCTGAGGTCTGGACCCCTCCAGGCAGTTTTCCGAAGCAACCTGTCTCACCTCCTGGACCTGATGGGCAGCGGGAAGGAGTCCCTGATCTTCATGAAGAAGCGGACCAAGAGGCTCACAGCCCAGTGGGCGCTGGCTGCCCAGCGCCTGGCGCAGAAGCTGGGGGCCACCCAGAGGGACCAGAAGCAG ATCCTGGTCCACATCGGCTTCCTGACGGAGGAGTCCGGGGACGTGTTCAGCCCTCGGGTCCTGAAGGGCGGGCCCCTAGGGGAGATGGTGCAGTGGGCGGACATTCTGGCTGCACTCTATGTCCTGGGCCATGGTCTGCGGGTCACAGTCTCCCTGAAGGAGCTGCAGAG TAACTTAGGGGTGCCGCCAGGCCGGGGGAGCTGCCCGCTCACCATGCCTCTGCCCTTTGACCTCATCTACACCGACTACCACGGCCTGCAGCAGATGAAGCAGCACATGGGACTCTCCTTCAAGAAGTACCG GTGCCGAATCAGGGTCATCGACACCTTCGGGACGGAACCTGCGTACAACCACGAGGAGTACGCCACGCTGCACGGCTACCGGACCAACTGGGGCTACTGGAACCTCAACCCCAAGCAGTTCATGACCATGTTTC CTCACACCCCCGACAACTCCTTCATGGGCTTCGTGTCCGAGGAGCTCAACGAGACGGAGAAGCGGCTCATCAAAGGCGGCAAGGCCAGCAACATGGCCGTGGTGTACGGCAAGGAGGCGAGCATCTGGAAG gGGAAGGAGAAGTTCCTGGGCATCCTGAACAAATACATGGAGATCCATGGCACCGTGTACTACGACAGCCAGCGGCCCCCCGAGGTGCCAGCCTTTGTGAAGAACCACGGCCTCTTACCGCAGCCTGAGTTTCAGCAGCTGCTGCGCAAGGCCAAA CTCTTCATCGGGTTTGGCTTCCCCTACGAGGGCCCCGCCCCACTGGAGGCCATCGCCAATGGCTGCATCTTCCTGCAGTCCCGCTTCAGCCCACCCCACAGCTCCCTCAACCACGAGTTCTTCCGAGGCAAGCCCACCTCCAGAGAG GTGTTCTCCCAGCATCCCTACGCGGAGAACTTCATCGGCAAGCCCCACGTGTGGACAGTCGACTACAACAACTCAGAGGAGTTTGAAGCAGCCATCAAGGCCATCATGAGAACTCAG GTAGACCCCTACCTACCCTACGAGTACACCTGCGAGGGGATGCTGGAGCGGATCCACGCCTACATCCAGCACCAG GACTTCTGCATAGCTCCAGGCCCTGCCCTACCAGAGGCCCACGCCCCGAAGAGCCCCTTTGTCCTGGCCCCCAATGCCACCCACCTTGAGTGGGCTCGGAACGCCAGCTCGGCTCCTGGGGCCTGGCCCCCCGCGCACTCCCTGCGGGCCTGGCTGGCCGTGCCTGGGAGGGCCTGCACCGACACCTGCTTGGACCACGGGCTAATCTGTGAGccctccttcttccccttcctcaaCAGCCAGGACGCCTTCCTCAA GCTGCAGGTGCCCTGTGACAGCACCGAGTCGGAGATGAACCACCTGTACCCGGCCTTCGCCCAGCCTGGCCAGGAGTGCTACCTGCAGAAGGAGCCTCTGCTCTTCAGCTGCGCTGGCTCCAACACCAAGTACCGCCGGCTCTGCCCCTGCCGCGACTTCCGCAAGGGCCAGGTGGCCTTGTGCCAGGGCTGTCTGTGA